In a single window of the Phycisphaerae bacterium genome:
- a CDS encoding M48 family metallopeptidase, producing MSIPAEDTVAVECPHCHVTLGVNRQYLGQTIQCGRCRQQLTVPAQPNTAGGTIFGRVSPGAPPRTPQASESVDIESLRTAGESALRVVCLVVSILLTLLLLLSCFGIFYLAGFMLTSWISLAFMMAHIKARAIQVTPAQLPEIHESACRVCAKLGLQMPPDVYVVQEQGWLNAFATRFASRDYVVLYAELVEACGSNTRELDMIVAHEIGHLALGHITWGWLLFPALFIPFLAQAYSRACEYSADLCGQAGCGDSAAAARGLLILAAGGRCARMASMATFLRQGQEVGGFWQTVIQWLSTHPWLTHRVQALHRADPITSGS from the coding sequence ATGAGCATACCTGCAGAAGACACTGTCGCGGTCGAATGCCCGCACTGCCACGTGACCCTCGGGGTCAACCGGCAGTATCTGGGCCAGACCATCCAGTGTGGCAGGTGCCGACAGCAGTTGACCGTACCCGCCCAGCCAAACACCGCAGGCGGCACCATCTTCGGCCGCGTATCGCCCGGCGCACCGCCGCGGACGCCCCAGGCCAGTGAATCCGTGGACATCGAGAGCTTGCGGACCGCCGGCGAATCGGCCCTGCGGGTGGTATGCCTGGTGGTCAGCATTCTCCTCACCCTGCTTCTGCTTCTATCGTGCTTCGGCATTTTCTACCTTGCTGGTTTCATGCTAACCAGCTGGATCAGCCTGGCGTTCATGATGGCTCATATCAAGGCTCGCGCCATCCAGGTCACACCGGCCCAGCTTCCCGAGATCCACGAGTCGGCATGCCGAGTCTGCGCGAAGCTTGGTCTCCAGATGCCACCCGACGTCTACGTTGTCCAGGAGCAGGGCTGGCTTAATGCCTTCGCCACCCGGTTTGCGTCGCGCGACTATGTCGTCCTCTACGCCGAACTGGTTGAGGCCTGCGGCTCCAACACCAGGGAACTGGACATGATCGTCGCCCACGAGATTGGCCACCTGGCCTTGGGGCACATCACCTGGGGATGGCTGCTCTTCCCGGCCCTGTTCATCCCATTCCTCGCCCAAGCTTACTCGCGGGCCTGCGAGTACAGCGCGGATCTCTGCGGCCAGGCCGGTTGCGGGGATTCCGCCGCGGCCGCGCGGGGGCTGCTCATTCTCGCAGCCGGCGGGCGCTGCGCCCGAATGGCCAGTATGGCGACCTTTTTGCGGCAAGGCCAGGAGGTCGGTGGCTTCTGGCAAACCGTGATCCAATGGCTATCGACGCACCCCTGGCTGACGCATCGTGTTCAAGCCCTGCACCGAGCCGACCCGATCACGAGCGGCAGTTGA
- a CDS encoding M48 family metalloprotease: protein MSENPGQLHPMPTGDMIAETRHPRERVLFAFCLLFSLLAWVAIGIVVVPELLEDAEGLLVAVVLIGVIGLVSLFVRAAFVAHVRGNGLRVSGEQLPHIAAAVERAAAALGVPAPETYVVQYGGVREAATRIFLGSRILALSSDLVEDQGEGPELDMVIGREVAHFRYHHLRWGLILLPSMILPLLYPAWRRSTEYTADRCGLRVCGDPVAAERAIYITAAGSELGRRIAPGAYHEQVRLTGGFFLTLASLLSPEPNTVWRVSRLLQALPEHAGTAPAPRRSVIATFLSAFIPGSSLLRGSSGAGANLLIAVALIALLISFMLPSLARARELAKRSVCATRMSTIGVALAQYASEHNGRLPADLAGHLLRAGIPADTLCCPSGTGPNYLVARPPPGGYTAATPAVFEPLDNHGQEGGFVLFGNGTVEFLLKAEFERVTEPYLEDATPIEP from the coding sequence ATGAGCGAGAACCCAGGACAGCTTCATCCGATGCCGACCGGCGACATGATCGCCGAGACGAGACATCCTCGCGAACGAGTACTCTTTGCGTTCTGTCTCTTGTTCTCCCTGTTGGCTTGGGTCGCGATCGGCATCGTGGTGGTCCCCGAGCTGCTCGAGGATGCGGAAGGACTGCTCGTCGCGGTCGTGCTGATCGGGGTGATCGGGCTGGTCAGCCTTTTCGTTCGTGCCGCGTTCGTAGCCCACGTTCGCGGCAACGGACTCCGCGTCAGCGGCGAGCAGCTTCCCCACATTGCTGCGGCCGTGGAGCGGGCGGCGGCCGCGCTCGGCGTCCCCGCGCCGGAGACGTATGTCGTCCAGTATGGCGGTGTTCGCGAAGCGGCAACCAGGATCTTTCTCGGCTCCAGAATCCTGGCCCTGTCCAGCGACCTGGTCGAGGATCAGGGCGAGGGTCCCGAACTCGACATGGTCATCGGACGCGAGGTTGCCCATTTCCGCTACCACCATCTGAGGTGGGGACTGATCCTGCTCCCGTCGATGATTTTGCCGCTCCTCTATCCGGCGTGGCGACGATCGACGGAGTACACCGCCGACCGCTGCGGGCTTCGCGTCTGCGGCGACCCAGTCGCGGCCGAGCGAGCCATCTACATCACCGCGGCCGGCAGCGAACTCGGCCGGCGAATCGCACCTGGCGCTTATCACGAACAGGTCCGCTTGACTGGCGGGTTCTTCCTGACCCTCGCTTCGCTGCTCAGTCCCGAACCGAACACGGTCTGGCGGGTCTCCCGGCTGCTCCAGGCCCTCCCCGAACACGCGGGCACCGCCCCGGCACCCAGGAGGAGCGTTATCGCGACCTTCCTCTCCGCCTTCATCCCCGGAAGCTCGTTGCTTCGCGGATCCTCCGGTGCCGGAGCCAACCTGCTGATCGCCGTCGCGCTCATTGCGCTACTCATCTCCTTCATGCTCCCCTCCCTGGCCCGGGCCCGCGAGCTGGCCAAACGCAGCGTCTGCGCGACGCGCATGAGCACCATCGGTGTCGCCCTCGCACAGTATGCCTCGGAACACAACGGACGACTGCCCGCCGACCTCGCCGGTCATCTGCTCCGCGCCGGTATCCCGGCAGACACCTTGTGCTGCCCGAGCGGCACAGGCCCTAACTACCTGGTTGCCCGGCCACCTCCAGGGGGATACACGGCCGCCACGCCGGCAGTCTTCGAGCCGCTCGACAACCATGGCCAAGAAGGAGGGTTCGTACTCTTCGGTAACGGCACTGTGGAATTCCTCCTGAAGGCCGAGTTCGAACGGGTAACGGAACCGTACCTGGAGGATGCGACGCCGATCGAACCTTGA